Within the Oreochromis niloticus isolate F11D_XX linkage group LG14, O_niloticus_UMD_NMBU, whole genome shotgun sequence genome, the region acctgccgcattaacgggagatgacgtgcaaacgttaccgctgctgctgctgggttgagattcacgagtccggagcggttTTGTGAGCGAATGCTTTTGCAtcttcgtagtgtttcctcccttaatgaaatatctactttgcaagtattgcaagttgccctgttgtcattcgttctcgtaaagtataaacaaacttttaagcgtttgagccgcttaggcgccgtgtttcctgccaggtaccctccgacgctccgcaacgtggtgacgtcattcggggcgactggaatcgataagggaatcgtttgcaaaaatggcaaacgattccaaggatttgaaacagtgggaaccggttctcaacaagaaccggttttcgatacccatccctaatcttattgcatgtcatttttttaatatctttaaTTCACAACTTTCAAATTTCATACCTAAAGCTAATTTAAAGAAATTTAAGGAAAGAGAAACaagagattttctttttcaatctaATTTGAGATGCTAGCTTTGTGAGGACCCAAATGAACTTCCATCAGTGGCACTCACAGTGTCCTTACTGAAACCAGAAAATGCAGAGTCATCCTGTTCATGGGTGATTCTTTTgaactctttttattttttaattcagatAACTCAAATGTAAAAGAGGTTTTGAGCAAGAAAACATTTTACAATGCTTTAATTATTCCAGAAATAGAATATTCccatttgaaatattttttaaaagattgctgtacatctgtaaaaaaaaaacaaaacaaaaaaaacatccctCTAAGCCACTCATCCAAGTTCATCTGGTTTCACCATGCTATATATAACCATGCATATTAAGCTTAACTAAAAGAGTCAAAGGAATGATTTGAAAGACTGGACACggttatttgctgttttttccaGTCAGATAAAGTGATCATCTGTTACTGCTTACATTTTGATTGCCATTTGCTTCTGTTTTGCACAGAGTTAAACAAGCATGAAATGTCTGATTgcatcctttttgctgtttctaTGGTACGTGTCAGAAGGACAGTATAAAATCAGGAGTCAGCATACAAACCAGCAGCATCTCAGAAGAGAGACTAAGCTACAGTAGGCTTAGCCACAGCCATGGATACTGTCAAACATCAGAAAAAGAATACTTCAGGTAAACATTAAATTCTGCTAGCTGGACACACTAACATTATTTTGCTTAAATTATAACAGTGTCCTTTCTGATTATGTTTTTTTCCAACAGCACTCAAGAAATCTAGCTCTGCGAAGAATATCAATCATTACACAAATGTACGTGGTCTGCCTTCTATCGAGAAGATTGTGAGCTCAGTGGAGGACACCCCCAGGCCCATCAGCACCCAGATCATTGGTACAATCCCAGAATGGATCAATGGAAACTTCCTGAGAAATGGGCCCGGAAAGTTTGAGATCGGAAACCACAAGTGAGTGctgcatctttgtgtgtttatccATCCGCTTCagacatcatgaagctcactcCTCTGCATTGCATCCATTTCTCAACAGGTTCAACCACTGGTTTGATGGCATGGCTCTCCTGCACCAGTTCAAAATATCAAATGGGCAAGTGACTTACAAAAGCCGCTTCCTGTCCAGTGACAGCTACCAGACCAACAAGGAGCACAATCGCATTGCGATATCTGAATTTGGGACTGTAACCATGCCGGACCCCTGTAAAAATGTCTTCCAGCGCTTCCTGTCAAGATTTGAATCACACAGTGAGTATCTCGAAGACAAAGCAGCCTGTTGATGCACTAGCTATAGAATAAATAATTCAAAGCTTTCTTTCCCTCTAGAGCCCACAGACAATGCCAACGTGAGTTTTGTGACCTACAAAGGTGATTATTATGTCAGTACAGAAACCAACATCATGCACAAGGTGGACCCTGAGACACTGGAGACGACTGAAAAGGTACCATGAGTGTAATGATATGCGTGCAGCTGAAGTTTTAGTGGCACATGTATCAAACTGTAAAAGAAGGTATAGAAGCAATAAAAACTGCAAACCTTTTGTGCCATTGCATTTATTTGTATTAGGTGGACTGGAGCAAATTCATTGCTGTGAATGGAGCCACAGCACACCCTCATACTGAGCCTGATGGTACGACATACAACATGGGAAATTCCTACACCTCGAAAGGTATTTAAGAAACATCAGATCCATTTATTTGGACACTACAGGTTAAGGATCAAAGTTCTAACAGTATCTGGCATGACAGGATCATACTACAACATTATCCAAGTGCCACCAACCAAGAAAACAGAAGATGAAACCCTGGAGGGAGCGTCAGTGCTGTGCTCGATTCCTTCAGTGGACAAGACCAAACCTTCATACTATCACAGCTTTGGTGAGCAAAAGACCTCTTGCACAAATTCCTTTGCGGTTTTCACCATAGACCCCTTTATAGGAATACAGATTTagtctttgttttttacataacCTCTCATAAATATATGTCTATTTCTTCATATTTCTATTTTTGAATTtggaaataaaaatgcacaatGAAGTGAGGTACAGGCAGATATTCCGATTTCAGGTATGGGATGAAAATGGTTGGATCAGTGGATCATTGGGGTTTATATATAAATTTCCTAAGTCTTACTGGACCTGAGTCCCACCACTAATAAACTACTTCTTATTTTGTTATAGCGATGTCTGAGAACTACGTGGTGTTCATTGAACAGCCCATCAAGCTGGACCTGCTGAAGATCGTGACAGGCAAGCTGAGAGGAAAAAGCATCAGTGATAGCATATTCTGGGACCCAAAACTCAACACAATCTTCCATCTGATCCACAAACACTCTGGGAAGGTAGGACTCTAACATGGAATAATGAACTAAGTGATTAAGTAAGGTAAACTTAATTCACAATAAAAAGTATTCTTCCAAGTCTAATAAGTATTGTTCCTGTGACATTGCTCATTGTTAAATTAAACACTGAGTGTAAAAGTGacagttaaaatgtaaaaatagtgCCCTCTTGAttgaattttgagtgttttgtTGCAAATGCAAGATAAAAGCAACAATAAAAGTGCAATAAAACCATTTTTTGTCATTAAAATCAACAAATAATCATGAGAAATAATAGTAATCAGAATACGGATTATGGTagcataactgaaaaataaagaggAAGGGGGTAAAAGCAAGTTTCCGTCTGACACCTGATGCTCTGTATTAATAGGTAGAGTGCTAAATGATTTATGTTACAAAGATTTCAGAAGAAACTAATAAATGTTCAGTTTAGttgataaaattatttttttttttgcatttgcagaaatgtgaaaaaaatatttaagtcACATTAATAaattatgaaaaacaaaaacaaaaaaaacctgtctATATAAAATATTCAGTAAAATTATTTGCCTTGAACTAGAATGCAGAACTGAACTAGTGCCACGGTGCATTTCCattcttgtttttgtgtttcaggtaAGCTCCATCAAGTATCTTGCAAAGCCACTGTCAACCTTCCATCAGATCAATGCATTTGAGGAGGATGGATTCTTGATCATAGATTTGTGTGCATCAGATGATGGCCAGGCAATTACAAACTACAACATCCAGAACATGCGCAAGTCTGGAGAAGCTCTTGATGAGGTAAGTTAGTTAAGTAAAGCTCATTACTGACTTTCCTGTGCAGTTTATGGAAAATCCTTATGCTGCTTTTGGTTTATCTGAAGAAAAGATGGTTTGTTTAAGTTAACTAGATCTTCCTCGTCAGGTGTACAACACCTTGAGTAGAGCCTTCCCCCGGCGATTTGTGCTGCCTCTCAATGTTGACCGCGAGACACCCTACAACCAGAACCTGATTACCCGGCCGAACAGCATAGCTACTTCTGTAAGAATTGCCAAGAACAAGGTATTAATGTACATCTATCAGCACGTTACTGAATGCACATGTTTAATTTCTCtgtttcattttactttttcacacaaacattaaGATTTTATCAGTCTTAAGGTAGTTAAAATTTACATGCTTTACCAAACCTACTGCTTCTTTCTTTAGAACTTATTTAAATTCTCTCTTCTATATAAATGCTTAATTGGACTTTCCCATTAAAATGTCAATATGTAGCACTTTCACTACCTGAATCTCAATGAttaccttttttgctttttgttttgttttttaaaacctgTGCAGGTGTTCTGTACCCATGAGGACCTCCATGGGGAGGATCTCCATGAATACGGAGGTCTGGAGTTTCCTCAGATCAACTATCACAAATTCAACACCCATCCCTACCGCTACTTCTATGGCTGTGGCTTCAGACACCTTGTAGGGGACACGCTGATTAAGATGGATCTCTGCGGAAAACGGATGAAGGCATGTTGTTTTATTGGAGCAAAGAAAAGAGAGCTCGCATTTCCAATCTGTGGAACAAGTTAACCCCCACAACTGAAATCAACAGTTTCCAGATAGAACCAATTATATCTGTTTATATTTTAGTTCATTCACAAAATAAATTTGCTGAGATTTAAATTTGTAATAACAAACGTATCAGACACTTACTGTGTAGTGACAACTGTGACATTTGAAAAAGCATTTAGA harbors:
- the LOC100692914 gene encoding beta,beta-carotene 9',10'-oxygenase, with translation MDTVKHQKKNTSALKKSSSAKNINHYTNVRGLPSIEKIVSSVEDTPRPISTQIIGTIPEWINGNFLRNGPGKFEIGNHKFNHWFDGMALLHQFKISNGQVTYKSRFLSSDSYQTNKEHNRIAISEFGTVTMPDPCKNVFQRFLSRFESHKPTDNANVSFVTYKGDYYVSTETNIMHKVDPETLETTEKVDWSKFIAVNGATAHPHTEPDGTTYNMGNSYTSKGSYYNIIQVPPTKKTEDETLEGASVLCSIPSVDKTKPSYYHSFAMSENYVVFIEQPIKLDLLKIVTGKLRGKSISDSIFWDPKLNTIFHLIHKHSGKVSSIKYLAKPLSTFHQINAFEEDGFLIIDLCASDDGQAITNYNIQNMRKSGEALDEVYNTLSRAFPRRFVLPLNVDRETPYNQNLITRPNSIATSVRIAKNKVFCTHEDLHGEDLHEYGGLEFPQINYHKFNTHPYRYFYGCGFRHLVGDTLIKMDLCGKRMKVWEHPGQYPSEPVFVPSPNATEEDDGVIMSVVITPDEDKSTFLLVLDAKTFEELGRAVVPVNIPYGFHGTFIATA